One Bacteroidota bacterium DNA window includes the following coding sequences:
- a CDS encoding cellulase N-terminal Ig-like domain-containing protein, producing the protein MKSIRFFLMVICAVCFYAFGNAQSKEAAPVYKPFVNQAGYNLGESKRFVCYGAPDGTPFKIKNKKNNQVVFEGKMLNNQGWFTSLNPVSSGDEYVVEVDGRGQSVPFWIADHLMEKISSKLAYDFFVDVRGYDDLDKYDMSKVYGGGPSRDGGAYGLEAVFEVLQYAVNPALYDNWKTELGDKNVADLIDLILWHAEFAYKFINYNGPTGYRHGSLGYEGQPRMNYDYWNTLDHLAAVCAAYHSFLKPYLSEEKYQKYRKACLDNWEKYDRHKVVRYWTYSVKWVDSGFQEFNEMGNAFGQSVFSNLFMYLCEKNEKDGHPEKFLKYAQESAQDIITNWDFNNPRHMWWIRNAEHITPQALAWFLMVAPDQAPAGTKEKLVAWANHMKQKTNNFWKYRMHSETEWAHPKTKELGGAPALAGSMFAVSHILNDQSLRDLGWAQVDFVFGVNPVGTHLSNKSEERVKIGGYWDGVEEGWPQAHPNGYGRLGLVRGTLDGTPLDNQFPIAKNVEKIIGQNEGQVFGKNAYATEGWCISNRGWEATVTFATLGSQQIKLFDAESKNEISQVKSGQTITIELKAALNQDWNKIDKGWVEIKNGNELPQKLEVTETGANSGIFTAKYSVPKTKKGTEIKVSYGYLGLGVESVLIVH; encoded by the coding sequence GTTTTTATGCATTTGGAAATGCGCAGTCAAAAGAGGCTGCTCCTGTTTACAAACCCTTTGTCAACCAGGCCGGATATAATCTGGGAGAATCGAAACGCTTTGTTTGTTATGGTGCACCCGATGGAACTCCGTTCAAAATAAAAAACAAGAAAAATAATCAAGTTGTTTTTGAAGGAAAAATGTTGAATAATCAGGGGTGGTTTACCAGTCTGAACCCTGTTAGTTCTGGCGATGAATATGTAGTTGAGGTCGATGGACGGGGACAGTCAGTCCCTTTCTGGATTGCTGACCATTTAATGGAAAAAATATCATCTAAACTGGCATATGATTTCTTTGTCGATGTTCGTGGTTATGACGATCTGGACAAATATGATATGTCTAAAGTATATGGTGGCGGTCCATCACGCGATGGTGGTGCGTATGGTTTGGAGGCTGTTTTCGAAGTTTTGCAATATGCGGTTAACCCGGCGCTTTACGACAATTGGAAGACTGAATTGGGAGATAAAAATGTTGCCGACCTAATTGATCTTATTCTCTGGCATGCCGAATTTGCATACAAATTCATTAATTATAACGGTCCAACCGGTTATCGCCATGGTTCGCTTGGTTATGAAGGCCAGCCTCGCATGAATTACGATTATTGGAATACTCTTGATCACCTTGCCGCTGTATGTGCCGCTTATCATTCTTTCCTGAAACCATACCTTTCTGAAGAAAAATATCAGAAATATCGCAAAGCTTGTTTGGACAACTGGGAAAAGTATGATAGGCATAAAGTAGTGCGATATTGGACCTACAGTGTAAAGTGGGTCGATTCAGGATTTCAGGAATTTAATGAGATGGGGAATGCGTTTGGTCAATCTGTTTTCAGTAACCTGTTTATGTATTTGTGCGAGAAAAACGAGAAAGATGGGCATCCCGAAAAATTTCTGAAGTATGCACAGGAAAGCGCTCAGGATATTATTACCAATTGGGATTTTAACAACCCACGCCATATGTGGTGGATCCGTAACGCAGAACATATAACGCCTCAGGCTTTAGCCTGGTTTTTAATGGTTGCTCCTGACCAGGCTCCTGCCGGTACGAAAGAGAAACTGGTCGCATGGGCTAATCACATGAAACAGAAAACCAATAATTTTTGGAAATATCGTATGCACAGCGAAACGGAATGGGCACATCCGAAAACCAAAGAGTTGGGTGGTGCACCTGCATTAGCAGGCTCAATGTTTGCTGTTTCTCATATACTTAATGATCAGTCTTTACGTGACTTGGGTTGGGCTCAAGTTGATTTCGTCTTTGGTGTGAATCCGGTTGGTACACATCTGAGCAATAAAAGTGAGGAAAGAGTGAAAATTGGTGGATATTGGGATGGGGTAGAAGAAGGCTGGCCACAAGCTCATCCCAATGGCTATGGCCGTCTTGGATTAGTTCGAGGTACTTTGGATGGGACACCCTTGGATAACCAGTTTCCTATTGCCAAAAACGTGGAGAAGATTATCGGCCAAAATGAAGGGCAGGTTTTTGGTAAAAATGCTTATGCCACCGAAGGATGGTGCATTTCGAACAGGGGCTGGGAGGCAACCGTGACTTTTGCCACATTGGGAAGCCAACAAATAAAATTGTTTGATGCAGAATCGAAAAACGAAATCTCCCAAGTTAAATCGGGTCAAACCATTACTATTGAATTGAAGGCTGCTTTGAATCAGGATTGGAACAAAATAGATAAAGGTTGGGTGGAAATAAAAAATGGAAATGAATTGCCCCAGAAACTTGAAGTAACAGAAACCGGGGCGAATTCCGGAATTTTTACTGCAAAATATTCTGTTCCAAAAACAAAAAAAGGTACAGAGATCAAAGTCTCTTACGGATATTTGGGTTTGGGTGTTGAATCAGTTTTGATAGTCCATTAA